GACACGTTCGACATGATGTGATTGGTCTACGATCTCCCGCGTGCGGGATTTTGCGTGGGGCATTGCGGCGACAGGCGGTATCGCGCGGACCGTGGGAGCGGCCATCGTGGCCGAGCCGGGAATGCGGGTGGCCGCCGTCGGGTCAAGGGACTTGGGGCGGGCGCAGGCGCTGGCCGCCACGCTGGGCGCGGAGTCGGCGTACGGCTCCTATGAGCAGCTGTGCGCTGATCCGGCCGTGGACGCCGTCTACGTCGCGACGCCGCACGCCCAGCACCTGGAGGTGGCCGAGGCCGCCATCGCCGCGGGCAAGGCCGTGCTGTGCGAGAAGCCGCTGGCCGCCAGCGTGGACGACGCGGAGAAGATGGTACGGCTGGCGCGCGAGGCAGGCGTGTTCCTGATGGAAGCGATGTGGATGCGGTTCAACCCGCTCATCCAGCAGATCGCGGCCGACGAGCGCTTCGGCGACATCCGCTCCGTGCACGCCTCCTTCGGCTTCGCCAAGCCCTACGATCCGGCGCACCGGCTCTGGGCGCCGGAGCTGGGCGGCGGGGCCCTGCTCGACCTGGGGATCTACCCGTTCGGCCTGGCTCAGCTGCTCCTTGGCATGCCCTCCGACCTGCGGATCACCGGCTCTCTGGCGCCCAACGGGGTGGACGCGGAGGCGGC
This genomic interval from Nonomuraea helvata contains the following:
- a CDS encoding Gfo/Idh/MocA family oxidoreductase, coding for MRDFAWGIAATGGIARTVGAAIVAEPGMRVAAVGSRDLGRAQALAATLGAESAYGSYEQLCADPAVDAVYVATPHAQHLEVAEAAIAAGKAVLCEKPLAASVDDAEKMVRLAREAGVFLMEAMWMRFNPLIQQIAADERFGDIRSVHASFGFAKPYDPAHRLWAPELGGGALLDLGIYPFGLAQLLLGMPSDLRITGSLAPNGVDAEAAGVLLYPGGRRALVETSLIGNYPNHASVIGTQMRADIQAPFWAPQRILLSGPAMEPEERVLDPADNGYAGELREVRAATAEGRTESSVMPLDESLAMMGLLAAARGQLA